In Natranaerobius thermophilus JW/NM-WN-LF, the genomic stretch TCTGTTCTTGTTCAGTTATTTTCTGACTGCCAATTAAAATTTCTTGTAAAATATCTAGAGCAAATAGGCCTTGATATTCATTGGCAATTCCCATCCTGACTCCATTAAGCAAGAATGCTACTGGATCTGAAGTAAAGTTTGTCATGCTCATAGTTTGGGCATAAGCGACCTCACTGTAACCTCCGCCAGGGAAAATTCCCAAGTCTCTCCATAGGTTTTTCCTTTTTTCCGGAGCAAAGGCGTTAACAAGTTTTGATTCTATATGATACGGTCCGTGAATATCGTCAATTACAGTGTCTGCAAAATCTATAGCAATCTGATTGATATCGGCATCGGTATTAATACCTAACATTCCTGCAAAAAACTTTAGTTTGTCTTGATCTCGTATTTTTAGGCCACTTTCAGGATTTGTAGCAGCAGCCTTTAAAGTCCTAGCTGCCTGGTGGGCGTGGAAAATATTAGCAGATGTCCCGATGGTGACATGACGGTAGTTAAAGTTTCTTGCAACCATGGTATGTGCGTCTACACCACATACACCCCTGGGAGCCCGCTCTGATATTCTACATGGGCCATTGGCGCAAAGTTGGCAGGATAATCCTTCAATACAGAACTTACATTGGGGCTGTTGTTCTGAAAAACGATCAAAGACATTGGTCATTTTTGATTTATTAACAACCTGATACATCTCCCGCATTGCTGGATCTAAAATTACATTCATGGGATAGCCTTCTTTTGATTGATCTGCCCCTTTGATATGCTCTCTCTGCCAGTCATGTAGTTGTTTCCCCTGGGGTGATTTATCAATACTCTGATAATCGACTTTGATTTGAGCGTGTAAATCCTCGTGATCTTTAGGATCATTGGTTCCGCCTAAATCATTGTGTTTTTCTTTGTTTGAAACTTTACCTCTTCTAAATATCATTACGATGATCCCCCCTTGATGATCCCCCCTTAATGATAGTGAATGAACCTATAGTTGTCGTGGTCTCTTATTAGGGTTTGTCTTATAAAATTTGTTATACATTATTTTAAATATTGAATTGCCTGATTTGTAACGAATATAAAATTAATCATGGGGGGCAAATTATGTGATACCAGAGGGTGTGAGACAAGACTCTTTAAACACAATTGTCCCCGGCAAGATGCCCTGTAGAAAAGGCTATTTGCAAGTTAAACCCACCAGATAGAGCATCTACATCCAAAACTTCACCGGCAAAATACAGTCCTGTTATTTTTTTCGATTCCATTGTGGAAGGATCCACTTCTTTTACAGATACTCCTCCAGAAGTTACAGTAGCTTCCTTGATACTTTTTAATTTCAAAATGGTAATTTTAAAATCTTTTAAGTTAGTAATCAATTTGTTTTTATCCTTCTTACTCAACTGATTCATGCTGAGAGTGCTACCGATATTAAGCTGTTCCAGTAGTTTTAATACAAAATTTTTAGGCCAATATTTTGTCAGGATAGTAGAGACCTGCTTGTTAGTCTGCTTAAGTGAATTAAACTCGTCCTGTAGCTTTTCATGACTAGAGTTAGGGACAAAGTCTATAGCAATTTCATGTCCTTCTGTAGGAATTTCCATGTCTTTCATGAGAGTACTTAACTGAAATGGAGCAGGACCTGATATTCCAAAATGCGTGATGAGCAGATCTCCTTGAAAGGTTTTGGGTTTAGACTTTTTAGTCGATTTAGTTTTAATAATAATATTTTTAAAAGATATTCCGGATAAGTCTGTCAGCCATTTTTCTCGGATTTCCATGGGTACCAGGCTAGCCCTCAAAGGTGTGATGGTATGGCCAAGTTCGCGGGCCAATTCATATCCGGAACCAGTACTTCCCGTTTTCGGGTATGAGAATCCACCAGTAGCTAAAATGACTCTATCTGCTGTAATTTTCTTTCCGTCGCGAAGACGTATTCCAGTTACATGATTTTTATCAGTCATAATTCTTTCTACTTCAACCTGATAATTTAATTGAACATTTCTTCTGTTCAATAATTTATGAAACACCTGGACGATATCTTGCGAACTTTCGCTTTTTGGGAAAACGGTACCATTTTCTTCTACTTTTAAAGGACAACCTTCTTTTTCAATTAATTCCATTAGATCCTTAGGAGTAAATCTTTGTAAGCTTTTAGTTAGAAATTTTTTGTTGGTCACCACATTATTCATAATTCCGGAAGGGTCACTGTCATTCGTGACATTACATCTTCCTCCACCTGTTATTTTCAGCTTTTTTCCAAGCTCTGCGTTTTTTTCAATGAGTATTACTTCATCAGTGTTTTTACTTTCACTTGCTGAAATAGCGGCCATCATCCCTGCTGGTCCGCCTCCTATGATAACCACTTTTTTACTCATTATTCTCTCTCCTATTTATTAAAATTTTATCTAATAGTTTTATTATATCAGTTCTAAAACATGTATGGAAAAATTAATAATTGTCCGTAAGTTATGAAAACTAATTATTCTCTTGACAAAGAGGACTAACCGATGTATTCTATTTAGAAAAACTATAACACTTTAATTGATTAATATATTGCATATATAAAGTAGAGGCAAGTTTATATGAAAATATATTATAAAGACTTTGATTTACTATAAGTGTTTAAACTTAATTGGAGGTGATGTTAAAAGTTGTGAATTTAAATAAATTTCAAAAATAGCAAAAATTCAAAAAACAGGGAGGGAGTTTTAAATGAGTGATAAGACAAATCAAGCTGATGTCTTTGAGGATCATGCAGTTTCGGCAGTTCCAAAAGAACAACAGCGCAGTTTCACAGGAATGTTTATGGTTTATACTGGTGTGTTAGTTTGTATGGCCGTCATTTGGACAGGTGGTGAATTAGGTCGAGGATTAGCACTTAATAATATGATTCTTGCAATCTTAGGTGGTTCTGTAATAACAGCCATAATTGGACTATTAACTGGTATTATTGGTGGCTATACTAGAACGTCTACATATGTTATTCTCAGACATTCTTTTGGACGTTATGGTTCCATGGTAGCCGGTGCTGCTGTTTCGGGAATATCTTGCGGAATCGGCTGGTTTTTTATACAAGCATGGTTGTTTTCAGAAGTTATGGAAACGATTTCACTTGAGCTGTGGGGCTCTGTTCCTTATCTATTTCAGGGTCATATTTCTGCTTTTTGGGGAGCTATATTAATGACTTTAACTGCTATTTTTGGGTTTAAAGGTCTAGCTTTATTAAGTTATGTCACAGTTCCTCTCTTTATTGTGATTTTAGGAGGCGGTTCCGTTGCTGCAATCACTGAAGCTGGTGGATTTAGCCAAATAGCTCAGGCAACACCAGCTGAACCAATGACTATAGGTGCAGCTATTACTGCCATTGTAGGAAGCTATATAGCAGGAGCAACCATTTCACCTGATATTGCTAGATATGCAGCAAAACCAACTCACGGTGGTTGGGCTTGGTTTTGGCAAGTTTTATTTATGCAGCCTCTGCTGTTTTTAGCTGCTGGTCTATTGACATTGCTCACTCCTCAAGCCGATGTAGCCGAGGCTATGGCTCATCTAGGAATTGGAGTAGGGGCTTTACTGATAGTTATTCTTGGACAGTGGACCACAAATGACAACAATTTGTACAATGGTGCTTTGGCTTTTGCTAACACCATAAAAGTTAAAAAAGCTGTCATTACAGGTATTCTTGGTTTTGTGGGAGCAATCCTAGCTTCATTAACAGCTCTAGGTGTTTTTGGTGCCGATCCATTTATGACTTTTTTAAATCAACTAGGTCGTTTTTTACCACCAATTGCAGGTATTCTAATAGCCGATTTTTATATTCTCAAGCCTTATTTACAGGGTAAAAAGGACCCCGAGAATAGATACCAGTTCGGTCCTGGTACTGAATACGCTTGCATAAACTGGGTGGGGATTCTCAGTTGGATTGGAGCTGGATATTTCAGTGTTTATCTCCCCGGAATTGTAGCATTGAATTCAATTTTGCTTAGCTTTATAGCCTTCATTATATTAACTTATACTTGTGAAATGTTCAATATCCAGTATACAAGTGGCAGCTACGTGGAAGAAAGCACAGGATTTTAAAAAATCGATAAGAAAGAAAAATTGGAGGTGTCAATAATGTTGAAAGATGTTTCATGGTATAGAAAAAATGTTAGCTCCTTGATGCTTTCTCTAGGGATAGTAGGAATAATTTTATCAATCCTGGCTCCTAATCCTAACGCAACTGGTTTATTTATCGTGATTTCCACAATCCCGATAATTATGACTGGTATCACGCGAGCAAGGTTAAATAAAGCAGATAAGGGTAGCTTGATAGAAGCCCGAATTATCATAGAAGCAAGCTGGATTTCATTGAACATGGGACTTAGTTATGTTGTTATGTCTCCTTCTGCGTATTATAGTGCCGGATCAATTTTAACTCAGATAGGATTAGTGGTTGTAGGATTGCTGTTTTTAATTCTGGGAGCCGGGTCTATTATAGCTCATGGCAAAGCTGGCCATGTTCTAACTCCATAACTGCTGATAAATATAACGTTAAATAACATGTTGTTTAACACATGTAAAAAAATGGAGGGATATAATGAGAAAATTAACCAAACAATCTATTGAAGATATAGCCATTGGTGCCGCAATTTTAGGTACTGGAGGCGGGGGTGACCCTTATATTGGTAAATTGATGGCTTTATCAGCTATCGAAGAATATGGCCCCATTACTTTATTGGATCCCGAGGAAATCAGTGATGAAGATTTAGTTGTTCCATCAGCTATGATGGGAGCTCCTACAGTCTTAGTTGAAAAAATCCCTAGTGGTGAAGAAGTTTTTAAATCATTTAGCGCTCTGGAGAGTTATCTTGGTAAAGAAGTAAAAGCAACCATGCCAATAGAAGCTGGCGGAGTTAATTCAATGATGCCTTTAGCTTTGGCTGCTAAGCTGGGGTTACCGGTGATTGATGCTGATGGAATGGGACGAGCTTTCCCCGAACTACAGATGGTTACTTTTAGTATATACGATGTTTCAGCAACTCCCATGGTCTTGGCTGATGAAAAGGGAAATAGCGTTTTATTCAACACTATAGATAACAAGTGGACGGAAGATTTGGCCAGGGGTGCCACCATAACTATGGGTGGCTCTACCATGGTTGCTATTTATCCTATGGATGGAGCTCAAGTTAAAGAAGGAGGTATTAAAAATATAGTAACTTTTACCGAAGAGATCGGAAAGGCTCTTAGAACAGCCAAGGAACAAGGAGCTAATCCTATTAAATCATTAAGTGAGGTTATGAATGGACATGTTGTGTTTACTGGAAAAATTGTAGATATAAACAGGAGGACAGAAGGTGGTTTTGCCCGCGGGACAGCAATTTTGGAAGGAATAGATGATTTTCAGGGAAATAGTGCTTCCTTAGATTTTCAAAATGAGCATTTAGTGTGTCGAGTAAATGAAAAAGTAGCTGTTTCAGTTCCCGACCTTATAACTGTCCATGATGCCGAAACAGGTTACCCGATAACTACAGAAGGTATGCGTTATGGGCAGCGTATTTTAGTCATGGGTTCACCCTGTACAGAAAAATGGAGAAGTGAAAAAGGATTAAGTCTTGTAGGCCCAGCTTATTTTGGATATGAAGATGTAGAATTTATACCTGTTGAAGATCGAATTAAGCAATTGAAAGGGGGTAATTAGTTTGGCGTATAGGATAGGGATAGATGTTGGCGGCACCAATACAGATGCAGTTATAATTGATGAGAAGCTTAATGTACTTTCTAAGGCCAAACATCCGACAACGGAAGATGTCACGACTGGAATTTTTAATGTTATAGAAAAAGTAGTTTCAGATAAAAATGTGGATACAAATAAGATTGAATACGCAATGCTAGGAACAACCCACTGTACTAACGCCATTGTAGAACGTAAAAATTTAAATAAAGTCCTTGTTATTCGTCTTGGTAAACCCGCTACTAGTGCTGTTAAACCCTTGACTGGATGGCCTGAAGACTTGAAATCAGTGATTGGCAATCATCAATATATTGTCCATGGTGGTCACGAGTTTGATGGTCGAAAAATTTCCGAATTAAAAGATGATGAGATCAGGGAAGTAGCTCGAGAAGTTAAAGGGAAAGTCAGTTCTGTAGCTATTACTTCAGTGTTTTCCCCGGTAAATGGTGAATTCGAGCAAAGGGCTAAAGAAATTTTACAAGATGAGCTGGGCGAAAATATAAATTTTTCATTATCGCATGAAATCGGTTCTATCGGTCTTGTAGAACGTGAAAATGCTACCGTGTTGAATGCTTCAGTAGTTGATGTAGCAAAAAAGGCAACAAAAGCATTCGAAAATGCCTTGAAAAAATTCAATATTAATGCCAAGCAATATTTTGGTCAAAACGATGGGACTTTAATGGCTATAGAATATGCAATTAAGTACCCAATATTGACTATCGCTTGTGGACCTACCAATAGTATTCGTGGTGCATGTTTCTTGACTGATCAAAAGGAAGGGCTAGTCGTAGATGTTGGTGGTACCACAACAGACATAGGTATATTAAACAAAGGTTTTCCTCGACAATCAACAATTTCAGTGGAAATTGGAGGCGTGAGGACTAACTTTCGAATGCCAGATCTGTTATCTCTTGGTTTAGGAGGAGGAACTATCATTCAAGGTGATGCCGCTGAATTCAGTATTGGACCAGCAAGTGTCGGTTATCAAATTACAAATAAATCACAGGTCTTTGGCGGAGATACTCTAACAACGACAGATATAGCTGTAGCTGGAGGAATAGCGAATGTAGGAGATTCCAATAATTTAAATGATCTTGATAGTGAATTAGTGTCTTCTGTTTATCAAAAAATGACTTCTATGATTGAAGTTTCTATAGATAAAATGAAAACAGAGTCTACAGAGTTGCCTGTCATCCTCGTAGGTG encodes the following:
- a CDS encoding NAD(P)/FAD-dependent oxidoreductase; this encodes MSKKVVIIGGGPAGMMAAISASESKNTDEVILIEKNAELGKKLKITGGGRCNVTNDSDPSGIMNNVVTNKKFLTKSLQRFTPKDLMELIEKEGCPLKVEENGTVFPKSESSQDIVQVFHKLLNRRNVQLNYQVEVERIMTDKNHVTGIRLRDGKKITADRVILATGGFSYPKTGSTGSGYELARELGHTITPLRASLVPMEIREKWLTDLSGISFKNIIIKTKSTKKSKPKTFQGDLLITHFGISGPAPFQLSTLMKDMEIPTEGHEIAIDFVPNSSHEKLQDEFNSLKQTNKQVSTILTKYWPKNFVLKLLEQLNIGSTLSMNQLSKKDKNKLITNLKDFKITILKLKSIKEATVTSGGVSVKEVDPSTMESKKITGLYFAGEVLDVDALSGGFNLQIAFSTGHLAGDNCV
- a CDS encoding purine-cytosine permease family protein, with translation MSDKTNQADVFEDHAVSAVPKEQQRSFTGMFMVYTGVLVCMAVIWTGGELGRGLALNNMILAILGGSVITAIIGLLTGIIGGYTRTSTYVILRHSFGRYGSMVAGAAVSGISCGIGWFFIQAWLFSEVMETISLELWGSVPYLFQGHISAFWGAILMTLTAIFGFKGLALLSYVTVPLFIVILGGGSVAAITEAGGFSQIAQATPAEPMTIGAAITAIVGSYIAGATISPDIARYAAKPTHGGWAWFWQVLFMQPLLFLAAGLLTLLTPQADVAEAMAHLGIGVGALLIVILGQWTTNDNNLYNGALAFANTIKVKKAVITGILGFVGAILASLTALGVFGADPFMTFLNQLGRFLPPIAGILIADFYILKPYLQGKKDPENRYQFGPGTEYACINWVGILSWIGAGYFSVYLPGIVALNSILLSFIAFIILTYTCEMFNIQYTSGSYVEESTGF
- a CDS encoding DUF917 domain-containing protein; amino-acid sequence: MRKLTKQSIEDIAIGAAILGTGGGGDPYIGKLMALSAIEEYGPITLLDPEEISDEDLVVPSAMMGAPTVLVEKIPSGEEVFKSFSALESYLGKEVKATMPIEAGGVNSMMPLALAAKLGLPVIDADGMGRAFPELQMVTFSIYDVSATPMVLADEKGNSVLFNTIDNKWTEDLARGATITMGGSTMVAIYPMDGAQVKEGGIKNIVTFTEEIGKALRTAKEQGANPIKSLSEVMNGHVVFTGKIVDINRRTEGGFARGTAILEGIDDFQGNSASLDFQNEHLVCRVNEKVAVSVPDLITVHDAETGYPITTEGMRYGQRILVMGSPCTEKWRSEKGLSLVGPAYFGYEDVEFIPVEDRIKQLKGGN
- a CDS encoding hydantoinase/oxoprolinase family protein, encoding MAYRIGIDVGGTNTDAVIIDEKLNVLSKAKHPTTEDVTTGIFNVIEKVVSDKNVDTNKIEYAMLGTTHCTNAIVERKNLNKVLVIRLGKPATSAVKPLTGWPEDLKSVIGNHQYIVHGGHEFDGRKISELKDDEIREVAREVKGKVSSVAITSVFSPVNGEFEQRAKEILQDELGENINFSLSHEIGSIGLVERENATVLNASVVDVAKKATKAFENALKKFNINAKQYFGQNDGTLMAIEYAIKYPILTIACGPTNSIRGACFLTDQKEGLVVDVGGTTTDIGILNKGFPRQSTISVEIGGVRTNFRMPDLLSLGLGGGTIIQGDAAEFSIGPASVGYQITNKSQVFGGDTLTTTDIAVAGGIANVGDSNNLNDLDSELVSSVYQKMTSMIEVSIDKMKTESTELPVILVGGGSILFPDKLAGASKVYKPNHYEVANAIGAAISQVSGEVERIYNLSDMSREEAVEQAKQKAISEAIKAGAAEETVEIVDVEDVPLAYLPGNATRIKAKAAGDLLIE